A single genomic interval of Sander lucioperca isolate FBNREF2018 chromosome 9, SLUC_FBN_1.2, whole genome shotgun sequence harbors:
- the dnm3b gene encoding dynamin-3 isoform X2, with protein MGNRGMEELIPLVNKLQDAFSSIGQACNLDLPQIAVVGGQSAGKSSVLENFVGRDFLPRGSGIVTRRPLVLQLISATAEWAEFLHCKGKKFTDFDEVRQEIEGETDRVTGANKGISPIPINLRVYSPHVLNLTLIDLPGITKVPVGDQPVDIEQQIRDMILQFITKESCLILAVTPANTDLANSDALKLAKDVDPQGLRTIGVITKLDLMDEGTDARDILENKLLPLRRGYIGVVNRSQKDIDGRKDIKAALDAERKFFLSHASYRHMAEKMGTPRLQRVLNEQLTNHIRDTLPAFRSKLQSQLLALDKEAEEYRGYRPDDPSRKTKQLLQMVQQFSVDFEKRIEGSGDQVDTVELSGGAKINRIFHERFPFELVKMECDEKEMRREISYAIKNIHGIRTGLFTPDMAFEAIVKKQVIKLKGPCVKCVDMVIQELINTVRQCSNKLECFPMLREETERIVTSHIRDRESRAKDQVLLLIDIQLSYINTNHEDFIGFANAQQRSSQTNKSQSSAGNQASSPPASGLIVIRKGWLTINNISIMKGGAKEYWFVLTAESLSWFKDDEEKEKKYMLPLDNLKVRDVEKSFMSSKHIFCIFNTESRNVYKDNRTLELACDSQDDVDSWKSSLLRAGVYPEKVMAVESETTTATENFSMDPQLERKVETIRNLVDSYMAIVNKCIRDLMPKTIMHLMINNVKDFINAELLAQLYSAGDQNALMDESQEQAQRRDEVLRTHQALTEALAIIGDISTSTITVPMPPPVDNSWVGGPGSRRSPPSSPTAPRRMSSGQRPAPRGAPPPPNRPGPLGPFNNIADSPQAPSRPNRAPPSIPSRRPPPSPTRQAPP; from the exons ATGGGAAACCGTGGCATGGAGGAGCTGATCCCGCTGGTCAACAAGCTGCAGGATGCCTTCAGCTCCATCGGTCAGGCTTGCAACCTGGACCTGCCGCAGATCGCAGTGGTCGGCGGCCAGAGTGCAGGAAAGAGCTCAGTGCTGGAGAACTTTGTAGGCAG ggACTTTCTGCCCCGTGGATCTGGTATTGTCACCCGTAGGCCCCTGGTTCTGCAGCTTATCAGCGCCACTGCAG AATGGGCTGAATTCCTCCATTGCAAAGGGAAGAAGTTCACAGACTTCGATGAGGTTCGCCAGGAGATCGAGGGAGAGACGGACCGTGTCACGGGGGCCAACAAAGGCATATCTCCCATCCCCATCAACCTGCGGGTTTACTCCCCTCACG TGCTGAACCTGACTCTCATCGACCTGCCGGGGATCACCAAGGTGCCGGTTGGAGACCAGCCCGTGGACATCGAGCAGCAGATCAGGGACATGATCCTGCAGTTCATCACCAAAGAGAGCTGCTTGATCTTGGCCGTCACTCCGGCCAACACTGACCTGGCCAACTCTGACGCTCTTAAACTGGCGAAGGATGTTGATCCACAGG GTCTGAGGACTATTGGAGTAATCACCAAACTGGATTTGATGGACGAGGGCACAGATGCTCGAGACATACTGGAGAACAAGTTGCTGCCGCTGcgaagag GTTATATTGGAGTGGTAAATCGCAGTCAGAAGGACATCGATGGGAGGAAAGATATCAAGGCAGCTCTGGATGCGGAGAGGAAGTTCTTCTTGTCCCACGCATCATACAGGCACATGGCTGAAAAAATGGGGACCCCACGACTGCAAAGAGTGCTCAACGAG CAATTGACCAACCACATCCGGGACACCCTGCCAGCTTTCCGCAGCAAGCTGCAGTCCCAGCTGTTGGCTCTGGACAAGGAGGCCGAGGAATACCGGGGATACCGACCTGATGACCCGTCCCGTAAAACCAAGCAGCTGTTGCA gATGGTGCAGCAGTTCTCTGTGGACTTTGAGAAAAGGATTGAGGGCTCAGGGGATCAGGTTGACACAGTTGAGCTGTCTGGTGGAGCCAAAATCAACCGCATCTTCCACGAGCGTTTCCCCTTTGAGCTGGTTAAG ATGGAGTGTGATGAGAAGGAGATGCGTCGCGAGATCAGTTATGCCATCAAGAACATCCACGGTATCAG GACGGGACTTTTCACCCCAGACATGGCGTTTGAGGCCATTGTGAAGAAGCAGGTCATAAAGCTGAAGGGGCCCTGCGTCAAGTGTGTGGACATGGTCATCCAGGAACTGATTAACACCGTGCGCCAGTGCTCCAACAAG CTGGAATGCTTCCCCATGCTGCGCGAGGAAACTGAGAGAATTGTGACTAGTCATatccgagacagagagagtcggGCCAAAGACCAG GTTCTGCTGCTGATAGACATCCAGCTCTCTTACATCAACACTAACCACGAAGACTTCATTGGCTTTGCTAA TGCGCAGCAGAGGAGCAGTCAGACTAATAAGAGCCAGAGTTCAGCAGGAAATCAG GCCTCCTCTCCTCCCGCATCAGGCCTGATT GTCATTCGCAAAGGCTGGCTGACCATCAACAACATCAGCATCATGAAGGGGGGAGCCAAAGAGTACTGGTTTGTGCTGACTGCCGAGAGCCTCTCCTGGTTCAAGGATGACGAG gagaaggagaagaagtaCATGCTCCCTCTGGACAACCTGAAAGTCCGCGATGTGGAGAAGAGTTTCATGTCCAGCAAGCAcatattctgtattttcaaTACAGAGTCAAG GAATGTGTACAAGGACAATCGCACCCTGGAGTTGGCCTGCGACTCTCAGGATGATGTGGACAGCTGGAAATCATCTCTTCTACGTGCCGGGGTCTATCCTGAGAAAGTCATGGCG GTTGAGAGTGAGACCACCACCGCCACAGAGAACTTCTCCATGGACCCTCAGCTGGAGCGTAAAGTGGAAACCATCCGTAACCTAGTGGACTCCTACATGGCTATTGTCAACAAGTGCATCCGGGACCTCATGCCCAAGACTATAATGCATCTCATGATCAACAAT GTGAAAGACTTCATCAATGCAGAGCTGTTGGCTCAGCTGTACTCTGCAGGTGACCAGAATGCCCTGATGGACGAGTCCCAGGAGCAGGCTCAGAGGAGGGATGAGGTGCTGCGGACCCACCAGGCCCTGACAGAGGCCCTGGCCATCATCGGTGATATCTCCACCTCCACCATCACTGTCCCCATGCCTCCGCCTGTTGACAACTCTTGGGTGGGAGGACCTGGTAGTCGCAG GTCTCCTCCATCCAGCCCCACTGCCCCAAGGAGGATGTCTTCAGGCCAGCGCCCGGCTCCCCGAGGGGCCCCGCCACCACCAAACCGCCCAGGACCCCTGGGGCCCTTCAATAACATTGCTGACAGCCCTCAGGCTCCCAGTCGCCCTAACAGGGCCCCTCCTAGCATCCCCAG CCGGCGGCCCCCGCCATCTCCTACAAGACAAGCTCCACCATAA
- the dnm3b gene encoding dynamin-3 isoform X1, with translation MGNRGMEELIPLVNKLQDAFSSIGQACNLDLPQIAVVGGQSAGKSSVLENFVGRDFLPRGSGIVTRRPLVLQLISATAEWAEFLHCKGKKFTDFDEVRQEIEGETDRVTGANKGISPIPINLRVYSPHVLNLTLIDLPGITKVPVGDQPVDIEQQIRDMILQFITKESCLILAVTPANTDLANSDALKLAKDVDPQGLRTIGVITKLDLMDEGTDARDILENKLLPLRRGYIGVVNRSQKDIDGRKDIKAALDAERKFFLSHASYRHMAEKMGTPRLQRVLNEQLTNHIRDTLPAFRSKLQSQLLALDKEAEEYRGYRPDDPSRKTKQLLQMVQQFSVDFEKRIEGSGDQVDTVELSGGAKINRIFHERFPFELVKMECDEKEMRREISYAIKNIHGIRTGLFTPDMAFEAIVKKQVIKLKGPCVKCVDMVIQELINTVRQCSNKLECFPMLREETERIVTSHIRDRESRAKDQVLLLIDIQLSYINTNHEDFIGFANAQQRSSQTNKSQSSAGNQVIRKGWLTINNISIMKGGAKEYWFVLTAESLSWFKDDEEKEKKYMLPLDNLKVRDVEKSFMSSKHIFCIFNTESRNVYKDNRTLELACDSQDDVDSWKSSLLRAGVYPEKVMAVESETTTATENFSMDPQLERKVETIRNLVDSYMAIVNKCIRDLMPKTIMHLMINNVKDFINAELLAQLYSAGDQNALMDESQEQAQRRDEVLRTHQALTEALAIIGDISTSTITVPMPPPVDNSWVGGPGSRRSPPSSPTAPRRMSSGQRPAPRGAPPPPNRPGPLGPFNNIADSPQAPSRPNRAPPSIPSRRPPPSPTRQAPP, from the exons ATGGGAAACCGTGGCATGGAGGAGCTGATCCCGCTGGTCAACAAGCTGCAGGATGCCTTCAGCTCCATCGGTCAGGCTTGCAACCTGGACCTGCCGCAGATCGCAGTGGTCGGCGGCCAGAGTGCAGGAAAGAGCTCAGTGCTGGAGAACTTTGTAGGCAG ggACTTTCTGCCCCGTGGATCTGGTATTGTCACCCGTAGGCCCCTGGTTCTGCAGCTTATCAGCGCCACTGCAG AATGGGCTGAATTCCTCCATTGCAAAGGGAAGAAGTTCACAGACTTCGATGAGGTTCGCCAGGAGATCGAGGGAGAGACGGACCGTGTCACGGGGGCCAACAAAGGCATATCTCCCATCCCCATCAACCTGCGGGTTTACTCCCCTCACG TGCTGAACCTGACTCTCATCGACCTGCCGGGGATCACCAAGGTGCCGGTTGGAGACCAGCCCGTGGACATCGAGCAGCAGATCAGGGACATGATCCTGCAGTTCATCACCAAAGAGAGCTGCTTGATCTTGGCCGTCACTCCGGCCAACACTGACCTGGCCAACTCTGACGCTCTTAAACTGGCGAAGGATGTTGATCCACAGG GTCTGAGGACTATTGGAGTAATCACCAAACTGGATTTGATGGACGAGGGCACAGATGCTCGAGACATACTGGAGAACAAGTTGCTGCCGCTGcgaagag GTTATATTGGAGTGGTAAATCGCAGTCAGAAGGACATCGATGGGAGGAAAGATATCAAGGCAGCTCTGGATGCGGAGAGGAAGTTCTTCTTGTCCCACGCATCATACAGGCACATGGCTGAAAAAATGGGGACCCCACGACTGCAAAGAGTGCTCAACGAG CAATTGACCAACCACATCCGGGACACCCTGCCAGCTTTCCGCAGCAAGCTGCAGTCCCAGCTGTTGGCTCTGGACAAGGAGGCCGAGGAATACCGGGGATACCGACCTGATGACCCGTCCCGTAAAACCAAGCAGCTGTTGCA gATGGTGCAGCAGTTCTCTGTGGACTTTGAGAAAAGGATTGAGGGCTCAGGGGATCAGGTTGACACAGTTGAGCTGTCTGGTGGAGCCAAAATCAACCGCATCTTCCACGAGCGTTTCCCCTTTGAGCTGGTTAAG ATGGAGTGTGATGAGAAGGAGATGCGTCGCGAGATCAGTTATGCCATCAAGAACATCCACGGTATCAG GACGGGACTTTTCACCCCAGACATGGCGTTTGAGGCCATTGTGAAGAAGCAGGTCATAAAGCTGAAGGGGCCCTGCGTCAAGTGTGTGGACATGGTCATCCAGGAACTGATTAACACCGTGCGCCAGTGCTCCAACAAG CTGGAATGCTTCCCCATGCTGCGCGAGGAAACTGAGAGAATTGTGACTAGTCATatccgagacagagagagtcggGCCAAAGACCAG GTTCTGCTGCTGATAGACATCCAGCTCTCTTACATCAACACTAACCACGAAGACTTCATTGGCTTTGCTAA TGCGCAGCAGAGGAGCAGTCAGACTAATAAGAGCCAGAGTTCAGCAGGAAATCAG GTCATTCGCAAAGGCTGGCTGACCATCAACAACATCAGCATCATGAAGGGGGGAGCCAAAGAGTACTGGTTTGTGCTGACTGCCGAGAGCCTCTCCTGGTTCAAGGATGACGAG gagaaggagaagaagtaCATGCTCCCTCTGGACAACCTGAAAGTCCGCGATGTGGAGAAGAGTTTCATGTCCAGCAAGCAcatattctgtattttcaaTACAGAGTCAAG GAATGTGTACAAGGACAATCGCACCCTGGAGTTGGCCTGCGACTCTCAGGATGATGTGGACAGCTGGAAATCATCTCTTCTACGTGCCGGGGTCTATCCTGAGAAAGTCATGGCG GTTGAGAGTGAGACCACCACCGCCACAGAGAACTTCTCCATGGACCCTCAGCTGGAGCGTAAAGTGGAAACCATCCGTAACCTAGTGGACTCCTACATGGCTATTGTCAACAAGTGCATCCGGGACCTCATGCCCAAGACTATAATGCATCTCATGATCAACAAT GTGAAAGACTTCATCAATGCAGAGCTGTTGGCTCAGCTGTACTCTGCAGGTGACCAGAATGCCCTGATGGACGAGTCCCAGGAGCAGGCTCAGAGGAGGGATGAGGTGCTGCGGACCCACCAGGCCCTGACAGAGGCCCTGGCCATCATCGGTGATATCTCCACCTCCACCATCACTGTCCCCATGCCTCCGCCTGTTGACAACTCTTGGGTGGGAGGACCTGGTAGTCGCAG GTCTCCTCCATCCAGCCCCACTGCCCCAAGGAGGATGTCTTCAGGCCAGCGCCCGGCTCCCCGAGGGGCCCCGCCACCACCAAACCGCCCAGGACCCCTGGGGCCCTTCAATAACATTGCTGACAGCCCTCAGGCTCCCAGTCGCCCTAACAGGGCCCCTCCTAGCATCCCCAG CCGGCGGCCCCCGCCATCTCCTACAAGACAAGCTCCACCATAA
- the LOC116045662 gene encoding myocilin-like, whose amino-acid sequence MWLRVSLLCLSCLSLPSRSQAQDRAVLRRSNDHGGRCHYTFTVASPEESSCSGSSMKPEMDGVLSRLTLLEALVSRLIAGVDAGAGSAGTGVRASGEEGFPEDYSQVTRERNQLQQDKERLNGQVQELQRRLAELSQEAESLRQKPCQQTHTSGGTQHENRPASDPAYDFGKGAYQEMKAEVTEVAASRLIPEGNHNFTGCEELQSVEDPVLHRKADSITGKYGVWLQDPEPQGPLYTNKTVWRIDTVGKDVRQLFAYEDMDQLSQGFPMKVLILPEPMESTGATMYRGSLYYQRKRSRTLIRYDLTSESLASHLELPHAGFHGQHPYSWGGYTDIDLAADEQGLWAIYSTSKAKGAIVISQLDPESLEVKRSWETNIRKNTVANAFIMCGRLYTVASYTAPNTTINYVFDTATGMGRAVAVPFKNKYRYNSMVDYNHAQRKLYAWDNFHMVTYDIKLGRATQGSI is encoded by the exons ATGTGGCTCCGGGtgtctctcctctgtctgtcctgcttAAGTCTGCCCAGCCGAAGCCAGGCCCAAGACCGAGCCGTCCTCCGCCGATCCAATGACCACGGCGGCCGCTGCCACTACACCTTCACCGTGGCCAGTCCAGAGGAGTCCAGCTGCTCCGGAAGCAGCATGAAACCAGAGATGGATGGAGTCTTGTCCCGACTCACCCTGCTCGAGGCTTTAGTCAGCCGTCTGATAGCAGGAGTGGATGCCGGTGCCGGGAGTGCCGGGACTGGGGTGAGGGCTAGCGGTGAAGAGGGTTTCCCGGAGGATTACTCCCAGGTAACAAGGGAAAGAAACCAGCTGCAGCAGGACAAGGAGCGTCTGAACGGGCAGGTCCAGGAGCTGCAGAGGAGGCTGGCCGAGCTGAGCCAGGAGGCAGAGAGCCTCAGGCAGAAACCCTGCCAGCAGACACACACCTCGGGGGGGACCCAGCATGAAAACAGACCTGCCAGTG ACCCTGCATATGATTTTGGGAAAGGTGCATACCAGGAGATGAAGGCTGAGGTTACGGAGGTTGCAGCATCCCGCCTCATTCCTGAAGGAAATCACAACTTCACAG gCTGTGAAGAGCTGCAGTCAGTGGAAGATCCTGTGTTGCACAGGAAGGCTGACAGTATTACAGGAAAGTATGGAGTGTGGCTGCAGGATCCCGAGCCTCAGGGCCCTCTTTACACAAACAAGACTGTGTGGCGTATCGACACAGTTGGTAAAGATGTCCGTCAGCTCTTTGCATATGAAGACATGGATCAATTATCCCAAGGCTTCCCTATGAAGGTCCTGATCCTGCCAGAGCCTATGGAGAGCACAGGGGCGACCATGTACCGTGGCTCCCTTTACTACCAGCGCAAACGCAGTCGCACCCTGATCCGTTATGACCTGACGTCTGAGAGCCTGGCATCACACCTGGAGCTGCCTCATGCTGGCTTCCATGGCCAGCACCCTTACTCTTGGGGCGGCTACACTGACATCGACCTGGCGGCGGACGAACAGGGCCTGTGGGCTATCTACAGCACAAGCAAGGCAAAGGGTGCAATTGTGATTTCCCAGCTGGACCCCGAGAGCCTGGAGGTGAAGAGGAGCTGGGAGACCAACATCAGGAAGAACACAGTGGCCAATGCTTTCATAATGTGTGGACGCCTGTACACGGTAGCCAGCTACACTGCACCCAACACCACCATCAACTACGTGTTTGACACGGCCACCGGCATGGGGCGGGCTGTTGCTGTGCCCTTCAAGAACAAGTACCGTTACAACAGCATGGTTGACTACAACCACGCTCAGAGGAAGCTGTACGCTTGGGACAACTTCCACATGGTCACCTATGACATAAAACTGGGCAGGGCGACCCAAGGCAGCATCTAA